The Hordeum vulgare subsp. vulgare chromosome 7H, MorexV3_pseudomolecules_assembly, whole genome shotgun sequence DNA window tGTCAAATAACATGAATAACTATCATTATctccatccctgatatgttatagttcatcacgaagctcggtagcttggtggcagtgactttgaagaactatgtcaatcactatcttatctggaagatcaactcccacttgattcaagcgattgtagcaccgagataatctgagcacatactaaatgattgagcttttctcccttactttgcaggcaaagaatctttgtcggaggtctcataccgctCAACACAGGCACGAGACGAAAATCCTAATTTAAGCtcttgaaacatctcatatgttctgtgacgttcaaaacatcttgggcgccttaattctaagccgtaaagcatgagcattgaactatcacgtagtcatcaaaaatgtgtatgttagatgttcgcaacatccatagacaacgctcggggggtagcacattgagcggtgcattaaggacataagccttctgtgcagcaatgaggacaatccttagtttacggacctagttcgcataattgctactagcaTCTTTCGACTTAGTTTtccctaggaacgtattaaaaacaGGGAGCTACAGTGCGAGCTAGTGATCTACAACATACTTTTGCAAagtcattttgactatgttcatgataatgagttcaattaattatATTATTTAAGAACTCCCAATCAACTCAATATCCCTTAGGctgttcgagtgtgacatgatccaaatccaccaacccaagtccgatcatcacgtgagataagttggcttcaatggtgaacatctctatgatgatcatatctactatatgactcatgttcgaccttttggtctcttgtgttccaaggctatgtttgtacatgctaggctcgtgaagtttaacccgagtgttccacgtgtacaaaactgtcttgcacccgttgtatgtgaacgtagagtctatcgcacccgatcatcacgtggtttctcgaaacgacgaacttccgTAACGGTGGACActcggagagaacacaattttatcttgaaatattagtgaggggtcaccttataatgctaccatcatcctaagcaaaataaggtgcgtaaaaggagtaacatcacatgcaaatcataagtggcatgatatggccatgatcttttgCTTTTCATCTCcacctccaaagcaccggcatgatctccatcgtcaccggcacaacaccatgatctccatcattgtgctgccattgaggttgtcacACCAACTATACTTGTACTACTATAGTTACtgatttagcgataaagtaaagcatcaccaagcaccaaaataaattaaagacaaccctatggctcttgccggttgccgtagcatcgacatgaaagtcgatatttaattattacaacatgatcatctcatacatcaaatatataacatcatgggtttggccatatcatatcacaacataccgtgcaaaaacaagttagacgtcctctaatttgttattgcatgttttacctggctgctatgggtatctagcaataaTGATTCTTACgtatgcaaaaccacaatggtgatatacaagttgctatttaaccttctccaaggaccgcctctatcaaatccgattcaactaaagtaggagaaacagacacccgccagtcatctttatgcaacaagttgcatgtcagtcgatgaaaccggtctcttgtacgcgggcgagtaaggttggtccgggccgcttcatccaacaataccgctgaatcaagaaaaggctaaggagggaagcaatgtgaatatcaacgcccacaaactcctttgtattctactcaagatgtcatctacgcatagacctagctctgataccgctgttggggaatgttgcatgggaaagattttttttcctgcgcacatacaagatctatccatggcgatgaccatctacgagaggagagacggatccacatacccttgtagatcgctaagcggaagcgtaggttgatgtagtcgaacatcttcgtgatccaaatcgcagtccgtcatgcgatcccatcacgatccatctcgatctaTAGCCAAACAGATGACACCTCCGCGCTCAACACACGTAcaaatcgatgacgatctccaccttcttgatccagcaagatgggGTGGAGGGGTAGCTAATTTCTTCGACATCACAACAgcatggcggcgatggtggtggaactgtcccgacagggcttcgtcgAGCACTACCGGAACCGATCTAAAGGAGAAACGAACTAGGGGAGGGAGGGTTGCGCCTTGGATTGGGTTTATGCCGCCCTCTcccccctccactatatataggaggaaggggggtGATTGGGGTGCccaagggtttcccctagggtctTGGCCCCCGCCccaaaggaggagtccttctccaccaaCGGAGGTGGGGTCCTAGTAGGACTCCCTCCCCActtggcctcctcccacctcttgGTGCAAGGGCATTTAGGGGCTGGATgcccaacccactaggggctggtgcgccacctcttaggcccatgtggcccctggGGTGGGTGGACCTCTCCCGATGGAtcaccggaacccatttgtcactaccggtacactaccggtagtGCCCGAAACTATTCCGGAGCCCAAATACccttttcctatatatcaatcttcgtctccaaaccattctggaactcctcgtgatgttcgagatctcatccgggactccgaacaacctttggttaccaacatacatagctcaactataccgaaaggtcactgaaccttaagtgtgtagaccgtgtgggttggagaactatgtagacatgactgagacactctccggtcaataaccaatagcaggacctagatgcccatattgggtcctacatattctacgaagatctttatcggtcgaacctctatgtcaaggattcagttaatcctgtatgttgttccctttgtccatcggtatgttacttgcccaagattcgatcgtcggtatctccatagctagttcaatctcattactggcaagtctctttactcgttccataatacaagatcccgtgactaactccttagtcacattgcttgcaagctcattgtgatgttgtattaccgagtgggtcctagAGATatctctctgtcacacagagtgacaaatctgagtctcgattcacgccaacccaacagacacctttggagatacctgtagagcacctttatagtcacccagttacgttgtgacatatgatacacacaaggcattcctgcgGTGCccggaagttgcatgatctcatggtcataggaatagatacattgacatatagaaagcaatagcaataaactgacacgatcatatgctacgttcatagttgggtcttgtccatcacatcgttctcctaatgatgtgatcccgttatcaaatgacatctcatgtctatggttaggaaaccttgaccatctttgatcaatgagctagtccatcagaggctcattagggacaatgtgtttgtctatgtatccacacatgtatttgagtttccaatcactacaattctagcatggataataaacgattagcgtgaacaaggaaatataataataaccattttattattgcctttagggcatatttccaacacagaaaGCCAACGTCGCTCGGAGCCACCATGTTGAAGGGGGTTGGTAGGGCTGCATCTGCCGTCGAAGAATGGCACCGCCTCCGAGCCCACGAGCATCGGATCTGCAAACGAGGGGGCTTCGAGGCGTACAAGGTAGGGCAAGCGGCGAAGCAAgccacgaggggggggggtcgacgacaaacaacaacgccgacaagcTAGGACTGGAGGGACGCAGATCCTAGTTACTGTGGCCATAGTCATCGGGACGCCGGGGAGACACGCGAGCTGGAAGGAACGCAGGTGCAGGGTCACCGAGGTCGGAGGGGCCCGACAGAGCACGCCGACAGCCATAGACACTGGAGAGACACGTGGCCAAGGTCACCGGGGCCGGAGCAGCGCCAACAATCACCCACCTTGAGGGGCTTCATGACTGCCACTGCCACTGTAGTCTCGTCGGCACCACATGAGCACCTCCGCAACCGGTCGTAGTGCCCGCGTCCAACCAAAGGAGGCATCACCGGCAGAGCTGGCCTGCGCGCAGAGTGAGGAGGGGTGGAATGCTCAGGACGACGCCAGTGGTCGTGGCCAGGCCAGCACGCCGCGCCCGCCACCGGACCGAAAGATCTTGCAGCAGCTGGGTGGGGGCGCCCGCACAGGAGCTTCGGGATGCGGGCTGGGGAATAGCGAGGGAGCGCGTGGGAGACGGATCTGCCCCGTTGCCGCCTTCCTCGGGCGCAGCACAACCTCGCTGGCCGGCCTTCCAGCGACAATGCAGCGGGCGAGGGCGGGCCTACGATGGTGGCGGATctaggagaggggggagagaagCGCGTAGGGGTGATGGGGAACGGAACCGCCCCACCGCGGCCATCCCTGGGCACGGCACGGCTTCACCGGCCGGCCCTCCGGTGGTAGCATAGCGGGGGCGGACGGACGACGGGTTTCACGGCGACAGGCGATGCGGTTGCCCGTGTGTTGCGAGAGGTGGGCGAATCAAAATTTATCATTTCCCAtaacaaaatcagatctgaacaaCACAAGaagaaaaattcagatcaaaacatCACAAATTTATCATTTTCCATAACAAAATCAGATCTAGACAACACAAGaagaaaaattcagatcaaaacatCACAAGAATAGTAGAGAGAATCTATAAAAAAATTGTCATGAGTAGCCTTCACTTCTCAGCGACCTGTTGCTTTGCCTGTTGGTCCCGCAGTGCATTGAGAGAGGAAATCCCCACCGTTTGGGAGAGCTCGACGCTGCTTGCCGTTGCCGTCTCCCACATTTGACGCGCCGCCGCAAAGCCCTCGCGACTAAACGACGGCGTTAACCCGATCGGGTGCGTCCAATGGCGGTGTGCACGGAGCTGAACCAGCTGCAGCACATCGAGCCCTCCCGCTTCATATCCTTCTCCTTCCCCAACCCTCTCCTCCACGACGCCTCCAACCCttacgccgacgccgacgccgacgccagCGACCACGCGGAGCTCCTCCGGGTGGCCGTTCTCGACTCTCCTGCCGCCGCGACGCCATCCCCGCCCGCCCCGCGGACGGCGGGGATGCTCGTCCCGGCCGGCCGGCACCGCGACTGGATCTTCTCCACCCGCGCCGGgcagctccacctcctcctttcctccagaTCCCAGTGGACATTCTCTCGTCTTATACTCGTCGGCCCTGAGCTCTCCACACCGTCCCCTCGGGTCGTTTCCTGCGCCGCCGCTCGCCCGGACCCGGATCCTGCTCGCGCGCGGCTTCTCCCCCTCTTCCTGGCCCTCTGCCCCAGGGCTGCGTTTGGCAACGGTGCCATCCCTTACGTCCCGCTGCTCTCCTTCCACGATGAACTCCTTCGGCTTGTTTCTGTCCAGGTTGTCGCCGGTCCTGTCGTCGGCGAGATGCTTGTCGAGGATGTGGCCGTGGACTGCGCTCCTGGCCCGGCCGAGTTGCGCCGGAGGCTGCGTTTCAAGCGCATGCCGTGCCTTGTACAGACCCAGGTGCGCCTTGCCCGGCCAatgtctgctgctgctgctgcttcttcgTCGTTGGAGGCATTGGAGGAGGCGCCTGCTAGCTCGTTACAGCCCGAGGTGGGTGGACCACTAGTCCAGCCTTACCTCCAGGCCATGGTTGCCGGCCTTGCACTCATCGGCTCGTCTGTGGAGGAGCAAGCTCGGTCAGCTGCAAGGCCGAGGTGCCTTTGTGCTGGCATTGGTGGTGGAGCTCTTCCAATGTCCATCAGGATGGGACTTGGCTTCGATGTATTGGGCGTCGAGGCTGATTGTGTTGTCCTAGACGTCGCGAGGAACTATTTTGGACTGGTGGAGGATGAGTTCCTTCATGTTCGTGTTGGCGATGCTATTCAAATGATTCAGGCTTTTGCACATCCAGATGAGCCTGATTCGAAATTCAGTGCAGTTATGGTGGATCTTGACTCTCCTGATGCTATGTGTGGTGTCAGTGCGCCGCCATTGGAGATGACCCATAGAAGCACCTTTCTTGCTGCGCGCAGAATTCTAGATGATAATGGAGTGCTGGTACTGAATGTAATCCCTCCTGCTGCTGATGCATCCTTCTACAAAGGGCTGATTGATGTTCTTCACCAGGTTTTCTTTGAGTTATATGAAATAGATGTTGGTAATGGTGAAAATTTTGTTCTTGTTGCCAGAGTGTCACCGACTAAAAGCACCATTCTTGATAGTTCAAGGCTCTTTCAGACGGAATTGAGGAAATTAACTGGAGATTTTTTGGAACGTATAAAAAAAGTTGAAATTCCAAGTTACTCTCTCTGTTTGAAGTCATGACCTACAGAGAGGCTGTTACAGACTTATATTTGGATCTGATATGTAGTGCTAAGGTAAAAAAAAATGAGACCAACCCAAGGGCTAACCCTCGTTGGCTTTTATTTGGCTATATTAGAATTTTGACAGTACTATTCTGTTACCCAATCAAGAAAGCCTGTTTGAGCATTACTGCAGAACTGTTGGGTCTGCTTTTGTTATTTTGCTACCATGCAAACTGAGAATTGCTCCTGTACTTCAGAAGTTCAGATCATATCTAAGTGAGCAATACCTGAACTTCATATTGTCTTCCGAGCTGAATAATTTAGGAGCGACAATTTTTTGAAAATCGATAATGGAAAGTGCCGGGTAAAGAACTCTGGCAAGTTCCCTTCAATCCAGGAGCTGTGGAATACTAATGTTTTTGGAAGTTCACAACCAGTTAATGGTTAATGACACATGTTGACAAGCTTAGGCAGCGATTCAGGGTGCAACAAGATCAACCAAGTTACATGAGATGCCCTTTATCCTTCATCAAATGATAGGTGCATATGTTCATGAAGATTGTTTTGTCCTGCCAACCACTGTACGGCAGTAAAGTGTTTGTCATGACACTAGTAGATATAATTCCAAAATTATTTCTGTGCCAGAATTATATTTTTAGCCATTTGAAACTTCGTTTTTCTTTATGTTCCGACGAGCAGTAATTATGTTTTACTATCAAGAAGAATTATGGTGTAGTGATTTAGCTCAAAGTGGAATGCATCAAATGACACCACTACTTAATTGCATATTCAGCTGTTTCAAATTAAGCCTGTTACGAGATtatcatattatatgtcaatTGGCTTTTATAGGGTATAACAATGCTCTTTAGATACGCTTTtaaggttgccttgttcagtaaaCTCGTCTACGGCGTGGTTTGAGTAACACAATCTATAGCGTATACAATTGATCTTCCCTTTTCCCTATTTGCTTTTAGGTTGGATTGATGTCAGTTTGATTTGAACGAAAAAAAGAGTGGTTACCAATTGTTTAGCTAGGCAGGAAACTTTCTGCTTACCTAGATGGTGGGGTTAACTTTATTCAATCAAGCTTCTCGGATGAGCAGCATCCGTTTGTTTATCTGCTGTGATGTAGAAGAATCTGTCACGGAAGAAATGCCAAAATGCGAGCAAATGATTTCATCAGTTGGAGAGGATGTTTCGTTGGAGCACTCTACCGTAGAACATGACTAGTGGCCTGGATATTTCAACCGGTTCACCAGGATGCCTTCAGACATCTCAAATGTTGTAGATTTTGTCAGAACCCAATATGTCGCCACTGCTTTTCCTTAGTTCGTACTCGGGTGTAGCAGTTACTTTGATTAACAAAATGCTAGGTTAAAAGAAGGGGCAGGGCTCGCAAAGTTCGGGGGCAACTAATTGGAGAGCGAAAAATGGAAGTGTTACTCTAATCTTGAGCACAAATGCACCCACATGAACagtatttttttttaaatgtaaaAAAATCTGAACTTTTTCTGGATGAACATCAACAAGTGTTCTGACATCCTGTAAAAATTCGCCAGCAAAAGACATCCATAGACCATAGTGGTCTGTGACAGAAAAATGAGTGCTCTAAATGTGTGTTTTAGAGACCTGATTTTTTTTTTGGGTACAGGCCACCACGGATGTCTTTTCTAGGTGAATTTTCAAAGGATTTTAGAACATATGTTGATGTTCATCCATAAAAGAatcatatttta harbors:
- the LOC123407686 gene encoding eEF1A lysine and N-terminal methyltransferase; the encoded protein is MAVCTELNQLQHIEPSRFISFSFPNPLLHDASNPYADADADASDHAELLRVAVLDSPAAATPSPPAPRTAGMLVPAGRHRDWIFSTRAGQLHLLLSSRSQWTFSRLILVGPELSTPSPRVVSCAAARPDPDPARARLLPLFLALCPRAAFGNGAIPYVPLLSFHDELLRLVSVQVVAGPVVGEMLVEDVAVDCAPGPAELRRRLRFKRMPCLVQTQVRLARPMSAAAAASSSLEALEEAPASSLQPEVGGPLVQPYLQAMVAGLALIGSSVEEQARSAARPRCLCAGIGGGALPMSIRMGLGFDVLGVEADCVVLDVARNYFGLVEDEFLHVRVGDAIQMIQAFAHPDEPDSKFSAVMVDLDSPDAMCGVSAPPLEMTHRSTFLAARRILDDNGVLVLNVIPPAADASFYKGLIDVLHQVFFELYEIDVGNGENFVLVARVSPTKSTILDSSRLFQTELRKLTGDFLERIKKVEIPSYSLCLKS